The following is a genomic window from uncultured Draconibacterium sp..
GTACGACATGTAGCGCAAAGCAATTTCAGGAGCAATATAACCGCCCTTTAAAATATGTGAGTAGTGCATTTTATGCATATAAGAATCTGGATTTCGCATAAATTTATAAGCAAATTTCCCATAAACACCACGCGGATCAATATCATCAATGTCATTTCCAAAGCCAACAATCCCGAGAGCCGTTTCCCACGACCGTCCAGGCCTTATACTCTTTTCGTAAACAAACTCGGTGGTACCAAATAGTGGTGACAGAAAATTGACTTTTAAAGCATTCTTCGACTGATCGGTGTAATACGCAGGATCATCAAAGGTGTTATTCTGAATTTCAACAACTTCTCCGGTTCCAAACTCAACACGGGCTACCAATGCATTATCAATCCCAAAAATAAGTTTGTCGTTTCCTTCGTAATAATATTTTACTTCTTCGGCTCCCAGTTCCGTAACTTTACAATTAATAACATCACCTGATTTTTTAATAATTTTATCCTGCGCAAAAGCAGAAAAGGACACAATTATGACCAAACATAGTGTAGCTAAGGTTCTCATGACTTTTGTTTTTTTATATGCTAAATTATCAAATATGGTGCCGAAATATATAAAACACATAGCTTACAAACTAATTATTTATGTTAAAATTATGTCGGCCATAATTGGCTAAAACTCTACATTAGAGACTTTACTGCTGATTATTTCCGCATTTCTTAAAACAATCAACTCCTTTGATTTGTCTTTAGAGTGACTGGTTAGTTTAACCAAAACCTTTTACTACGATGAGAAAAAAATACATGAATCCGTACCTGGCGGGGGTGCTGCTTGGCCTGGTACTTTTAAGCGCCATGTTTTTTTCGGGGCGCGGACTGGGAGCCAGTGGCGGATTAAAATACGCTGTTGTAGCGGCTGTTGAGACGGTTGACCACCAGCACGCCATGAAATCGCCGTACTACAGTAAATATTTCGAAGACGGTAAAAATCCCTTAAAAAGTTGGCTGGCATTTGAGGTGCTCGGCATGTTTTTAGGAGGATTGATTTCTGGAGCTATCTCGGGTCGCTTAAAATTCAAAATTGAGAAGTCTCCAAAAATATCAAATGGGAAACGATTGCTGTTTGCTTTTCTTGGCGGTGTGTTTTTTGTTTACGGAGCACAACTCGCTCGTGGATGTACCAGCGGCGCAGCACTCTCCGGAATGGCAGTACTTTCGGTAGCCGGATTTATGACCATGATCGGGATTTTTGGCTCTGCCTTCTTATTTGCATGGTTTTTCAGAAAACTCTGGATTTAAAACTCAATCCTTCAACAACTCAGAAATTCAAAAATTATGGGACCGATTACAATACTTAACGACCTTCCGGAATGGCTTAACCTCTGCATCGGTTTCTTTATCGGGATTGGCTTTGGCTTTGCGCTGGAGCAGGCTGGATTTTCATCGAGCCGTAAACTGGCTGGCATGTTTTACGGTTACGACACTACTGTTTTGAAAGTGTTTTTTACCGCCGCAATAGTAGCGCTGGCAGGCTCGCAATTGCTCAGCTATTTTGGCCTGCTCGATTTAAATATGGTGTATGTAAATCCATATTACGTAACCGCAACACTTGTTGGCGGAGTAATTATGGGAGCCGGATTTATTATGGGCGGTTTTTGTCCGGGAACGGGAATCAGCGCTTTATCGATCGGGAAAATCGATGCACTCTTTTTTCTGGTTGGCGGCTTAAGTGGTGCATTTATTTTTGCAGAAACCTACCCGATGATACAGACATTGGCCGGTGCGAATTACAAAGGCCCGATTCGCGTTGATGAATGGTTGGGAGTATCTCCCGGAGTTTTTACTTTTCTGTTGATCGTGGCTGCGGTTGTCCTATTCTGGTTAGCCGAACTGGCCGAAAAGAAATATGCACGAAATGATATCACCTCAGAAATTTAATCAACGATGAATGCACGACTTAAAATATCTGCTTTACTTGTAGGAGTTGGATTGATTCTGGCCTTTCTGCCTTTTAATGCAGCTAAATCTTTTCAACTAAAGCCCACCGAATTACTGGAAATATCGATGAATTCCGACATGTATTTTTCGGTTGATGAAGTGGCTCGTTTGGTAAATAACGAAGATACCACCATCCAACTGATTGATTTGCGTAACACTTCCGAGTTTATGGAAAGTAACATCCCGGGTTCGATCAATATTCCGTTTAATGATTTGCTCAACCCTAACTGGGAAGGATATCTGAATCAGGATAAAGTAAGAAATGTTTATTACGCAAATGGCGATGAAACAGCAAACCTGGCCTGGACCATCGTGAGCGGCCTGGGCTACGCGAATTCATTTGTGATGAGAGGCGGAATGAATGAATGGTACAGAACAGTTATGTATAGCAAGTTTGAAGGTGAACGAATTACACCACGCGAAAATGCGCTGTTCGAAAACCGCTACAAAGCACGAAGAACTTTTACACAAATTAATAGTTTACCCGACAGTTTAAAAATGCAATACCTTGAAGCGAAACGATTGGAAGAATCGCAGCTGGATGGAGGTTGTGAATAAAACAGTTATAAAATGAAGAAAAATATAACATGGATTTTAGGTGTTTTGCTCATACTTCTTGTACTGGTTTTAGTTCGAACATTTAATTCGAACCTGTTTAAAAGAAATGTAAGCGAGGCATTAACCACCGAGATGACGGTTTCAGTGCAGGATTTAAGCGCATTAAAAGGCAGCTACTCTGTTGTTGAACTGGATGCCGAAAACCAGCGCTTCCCAAATTCATTGGTACTACCTTTTAACCAACTTCTTGAAAAAGAAAATAAGGAGAAACTGGCTTCGCTTGATGGAAAAATTCTGCTTTATTCCTCCGATATATCCACAAGTTCAAAGGCCTGGGTTATTCTGAATCAATTGGAATTTGATGGAGTTTATATTCTCTCTGATGAAGAAAATCCGGAGGTGTTAAAATATAAATTCCAGCCCGATACTACGATCAGGCTGGAATAATATCTTTTTGAACTATCTCAATTTAATTTTGAACGTACGGATAATCATGAATTTCGGCTTCGGTAAACGGCAGCCACGAAAGAGTACTTTCTTCCTGTTTCATTTTATCGTACATAAAAGCATTGTTACCAAAGGTGAGCGTTTTGGCATCGTAACCAAACAAACGCAGGTAAGCCGTTGCAAAGCCCGAATTGTGCCCGGTATTGCAGTACAACACCACTTCCTTATCTACCGGAATAGTTTGCATCTCTGAAACAATCCCAAGCGTTCCACCAGGTTTGTAACGCACAGCACCCGGAATATGACCCGAATCGTATTTGTCTTTCCGGTCGTAATTAATCGAATAATACTGTCCGGGATTTTCAAACACATCACCAGCGTTTACCAAAGCATCGCTATAACCGGCTGCAAAAAGAGCCTCAATGCGTTGTTGCAGCAATTCGTCGCCATCCGTACTTCCGGTGTTCAGTTTTGGAAGATCCGCTATCGGTGCTTTATCGTGATCTTCCGTCTCAAGCTGATCCTCATAATCAGAAGATACATTAGCCAGCCACACATCCTCAGCAAAGTGTCTATTCCAGCCACTCATCCCCCAACGCATGCCATAAACATTTCCGTAGCCTGCCAGTCGTAACAACGAAGTGGCATAACTTGAAATCTGACCGGAATAACATACTACCACAATTTTGTCGTATTCAAACGGTTTGATATCGTTGGTGAGATACGCAGGCAGATCGCTAAAATCGACACGAACAGCACCTTTTATGTGCCCGTCGTTAAAAGCGTCTTCGTTGCGAACATCAATAATTTTAATGTTTCCATCCAGCTCTTCATAAACTGACGATGGTTTTATAAGCGACGGAAAATTACGACTATTAGCGTAATCACCCATTTCATTCAGCGTTTTTAGCAGTAATTTTGCCTCGGCATTTACCTCAATTTTTGGGTTGGGGTCTTTTACACTGGTTTGTGTTTGCTCAGTTTTTTTCTGCCCACCCGAGCAGGAAAGCAAAACGACAAAAGCTGCCAATGTAAAAAAACTTAAAATCGGTTTTATCTTGATCATAAATAATAGGTATTAGCTCTGACTTTCAACAATATTCATTTCTTTGTCGTAACGAAGGGTTTCTACTCTAAGGCCCTGATCGTCGTATTTGTATTCCACAATAGCCACACCGTTATTCGGGTTGTTCACCACATTTCCATTGGCATCTTTCGAAACACTTTTCACCAACTCCCCATATTCGTTGTATTCATTCTCGGTTACCGGAATTCCTTTTCCACCAAGCAATTCATCGTCCTGATCATAAACAACCGTTTTTACCGCATTTCCATATTCATCAACAACATTTTGACGTTTGGCCCAGCCCCAGTATAAATTCGAAAGCTGCCCGGTTGTACTGTGTACCGAAAAGCTCAGCACATCGCCTTTGTCGTTGTTTTCGAATAAGAAATACGAAACGCCAACATCGCCACAATTTTCGGCGGTACAGTTGTACATGGTATCTTCAATGTAGTTAGCCATTCTGGTAACATAACCATTTCCATCATACGAAAAACGCAACTCATAAAACGGACAAAACGGATTCATGATGGTTTCTTCCTCGGCCAGGTTATAACGCAATTCACGAATCATTCCATTGTCAAGTTTCGACCATACGTAATTATGAATGTTATTACGATTCTCAATTGGATTTCCTTCTTTATCGAGGAAACGCATTGCAACGCGCATTCCCGAATCATCAAGCGTATATTCCTGCGTAAACGCACCTGCACTTTCAATGGGTTCACCTTTTTCGTTAAAGAAATGTTTAATCTGCTTGTTACCATCGTAGGTATAGGTAATTTTTGCAGCTCGCAGGTTTGAATATCCCAGCAACAATCCGTTACGGTTGTATTCTACCGATGCCAGTCTTCCGTCGTCATTCCAGGTGAATTTGTAGTTATTCACTTTCTCAGCTTCTTCAGCTGAAATTTCATACGATCCACGCTCCAAATCCCAGGGCGTTTCGCTAAATAGCAACTGTCGGTAATACTTTACGTTAGCATCTTTGGTGGTTGCCGGCTTCTGGTTACAAGCCATAAAGCCCATAACCACGAGGGCGAGCAAAAACAATTTTGTAATTTTCATTTTGTTCTATTTGTTTTGATGATAAAATGCAGTTATTCTGTTGGTTTAACAGATTGAAGGGAAACATTGTTTAAAAAGGATTCTCACAAGTATTATTAACATTTTCAGGGAATAAGACCAACGCTTAAACATCAGCATAAGCCAGCGTGGCAATGCTGACTTTTGTTCCGGGCTGTTTTAACAAGTGAATAGCACAAGCCTCCAGCGTCGCCCCGGTGGTAACGACATCATCAATGAGCAAAATGTGTTTGTTTCTAGCCGATTCAGGGTTATTCAACCCAAAAACACTTTCAACATTTTGCCAACGTTC
Proteins encoded in this region:
- a CDS encoding YeeE/YedE thiosulfate transporter family protein — encoded protein: MRKKYMNPYLAGVLLGLVLLSAMFFSGRGLGASGGLKYAVVAAVETVDHQHAMKSPYYSKYFEDGKNPLKSWLAFEVLGMFLGGLISGAISGRLKFKIEKSPKISNGKRLLFAFLGGVFFVYGAQLARGCTSGAALSGMAVLSVAGFMTMIGIFGSAFLFAWFFRKLWI
- a CDS encoding YeeE/YedE thiosulfate transporter family protein, translating into MGPITILNDLPEWLNLCIGFFIGIGFGFALEQAGFSSSRKLAGMFYGYDTTVLKVFFTAAIVALAGSQLLSYFGLLDLNMVYVNPYYVTATLVGGVIMGAGFIMGGFCPGTGISALSIGKIDALFFLVGGLSGAFIFAETYPMIQTLAGANYKGPIRVDEWLGVSPGVFTFLLIVAAVVLFWLAELAEKKYARNDITSEI
- a CDS encoding rhodanese-like domain-containing protein, coding for MNARLKISALLVGVGLILAFLPFNAAKSFQLKPTELLEISMNSDMYFSVDEVARLVNNEDTTIQLIDLRNTSEFMESNIPGSINIPFNDLLNPNWEGYLNQDKVRNVYYANGDETANLAWTIVSGLGYANSFVMRGGMNEWYRTVMYSKFEGERITPRENALFENRYKARRTFTQINSLPDSLKMQYLEAKRLEESQLDGGCE
- a CDS encoding rhodanese-like domain-containing protein: MIKIKPILSFFTLAAFVVLLSCSGGQKKTEQTQTSVKDPNPKIEVNAEAKLLLKTLNEMGDYANSRNFPSLIKPSSVYEELDGNIKIIDVRNEDAFNDGHIKGAVRVDFSDLPAYLTNDIKPFEYDKIVVVCYSGQISSYATSLLRLAGYGNVYGMRWGMSGWNRHFAEDVWLANVSSDYEDQLETEDHDKAPIADLPKLNTGSTDGDELLQQRIEALFAAGYSDALVNAGDVFENPGQYYSINYDRKDKYDSGHIPGAVRYKPGGTLGIVSEMQTIPVDKEVVLYCNTGHNSGFATAYLRLFGYDAKTLTFGNNAFMYDKMKQEESTLSWLPFTEAEIHDYPYVQN